In one Bacillota bacterium genomic region, the following are encoded:
- a CDS encoding NAD(P)/FAD-dependent oxidoreductase has product MYDVLVIGAGPAGVFAAMEVVEREPSARVLVLDKGPEVLKRVCPGVRKESGCIRCRPCLLLCGWGGAGAFSDGKLTLTSEFGGFLGNYTGDDEVGRLIKRVDDIYVRFGATEEVYGARNEVFKDLQRQAASANLNLIPAPIRHLGTDNCQEVTARLHEYLRDRIDIRLSTAVSSIRTKEDRERRVAGVITADGEEIEARFVVAAPGRGGAEWFSGEAKRLGLRLGSNPVDIGVRVEMPAVIMEHITDRVYESKLTYQSKSFDDPVRTFCMCPHGEVVLENNEGIVTVNGHSFSNMKTENTNFAILVSKSFTEPFKEPIAYGKHIASLANLLGGGVIVQRLGDLHAGRRSTRKRLARAVKPTLPEATPGDLSLVLPYRHLVDIMEMLEALDKLAPGVNSGSTLLYGVEVKFYSSRWEVSKELESGIENLFVAGDGAGITRGLAQASASGIHVARAILKRL; this is encoded by the coding sequence ATGTATGATGTGCTGGTTATCGGAGCAGGGCCGGCAGGTGTTTTCGCCGCCATGGAAGTAGTGGAGAGAGAACCTAGTGCCAGGGTTCTTGTGCTGGACAAGGGTCCAGAGGTGCTCAAGCGAGTATGTCCGGGCGTCCGGAAGGAAAGCGGGTGCATTCGCTGCCGGCCGTGCCTATTGCTGTGTGGTTGGGGTGGTGCTGGAGCGTTCAGCGACGGAAAACTGACACTCACCAGCGAGTTCGGAGGCTTCCTAGGCAATTATACTGGTGATGATGAGGTTGGCCGCCTTATAAAGAGGGTTGACGACATATATGTGCGCTTTGGTGCAACGGAGGAAGTGTATGGTGCAAGGAACGAGGTCTTTAAGGACCTCCAGAGGCAGGCGGCTTCTGCCAATCTCAATCTTATACCCGCCCCCATCAGGCACCTTGGAACTGACAACTGCCAGGAAGTGACAGCCAGGCTTCATGAATACCTGAGAGATCGCATAGACATCCGGTTGTCCACCGCGGTCTCCTCCATCAGGACCAAGGAAGATCGCGAGCGGCGTGTCGCGGGTGTCATCACCGCCGATGGCGAGGAGATAGAGGCCAGGTTCGTGGTGGCGGCGCCTGGCCGTGGAGGGGCAGAGTGGTTTTCCGGGGAGGCCAAGAGGTTAGGCCTTCGTTTGGGTTCAAACCCCGTGGACATCGGCGTTAGAGTAGAGATGCCTGCCGTCATCATGGAGCATATTACCGACCGGGTCTACGAGTCGAAGCTGACGTACCAGTCCAAGTCCTTCGATGATCCCGTGCGGACCTTCTGCATGTGTCCCCACGGTGAGGTGGTGTTGGAGAACAACGAAGGCATAGTCACTGTGAACGGGCACAGCTTCAGTAACATGAAGACGGAGAATACAAACTTCGCTATACTGGTGTCTAAGAGTTTTACCGAACCCTTCAAGGAACCCATTGCCTACGGTAAGCACATTGCCAGCCTGGCCAACCTCCTGGGGGGAGGGGTCATCGTGCAGAGGCTGGGCGACCTTCATGCTGGCCGCCGCTCTACCCGCAAGCGACTGGCACGGGCAGTGAAACCTACGCTTCCCGAGGCCACCCCTGGAGACCTCAGTCTTGTACTGCCCTACCGGCATCTCGTGGATATAATGGAAATGCTGGAGGCCCTGGATAAGCTGGCCCCTGGGGTTAACTCAGGCTCAACTCTCCTTTACGGTGTGGAGGTTAAGTTCTACTCGTCTCGTTGGGAAGTGTCAAAGGAACTGGAGTCGGGAATAGAGAACCTTTTCGTTGCGGGCGATGGGGCTGGTATCACCCGCGGCTTGGCCCAAGCCTCCGCCTCAGGCATTCACGTGGCGCGGGCGATTCTCAAGCGGCTCTAG
- the dnaB gene encoding replicative DNA helicase produces MAATLERMPPQNLEAEQSVLGSMLIEDDAILRAMELLRPDDFYREAHRYVFEAILYLNEKGEAVDLVTVSDRLRQVGLLEPSGGLSYITSLTTIVPTAANVEYYARIVEEKAVLRNLIRAATEIVAKGYAGKEEVEVILDEAEQLIFQVSQRREYQGYVSIRDILEETFERIEYLYAHKGGVTGVPTGFLDFDRLTSGLQPSDLIVIAARPSMGKTMFCLNMARNAAVHHKIAVALFSLEMAKEQLVQRLLCLEAGVDGHRLRTGFLADSDWPKLSTALGQLSEAPIFIDDTPAQSVMEVRAKSRRLKAECNLGLVVVDYLQLMHVRGRSESRQQEISEISRSLKSMARELRVPVVAASQLSRAVEARNDKRPLLSDLRESGAIEQDADVVAFIYRDSYYNRDSDKGNVAEIIVAKQRNGPTETVELVFLKESGRFMDLERRRPDGG; encoded by the coding sequence ATGGCGGCTACGCTGGAAAGGATGCCCCCACAGAATCTTGAAGCCGAGCAGTCTGTACTGGGTTCCATGCTCATTGAGGACGATGCCATACTCAGGGCTATGGAGCTCCTCAGGCCAGACGACTTCTACCGGGAGGCACACCGCTACGTCTTCGAGGCCATTCTCTACCTTAACGAAAAGGGAGAGGCCGTTGACCTGGTGACGGTAAGCGACCGGCTGAGGCAGGTTGGCTTGCTGGAGCCTAGTGGCGGGCTGTCCTATATCACAAGCCTTACAACGATTGTACCTACCGCGGCCAATGTGGAGTACTACGCGCGGATAGTGGAAGAAAAGGCGGTCTTGCGCAACCTCATAAGGGCCGCAACGGAGATCGTCGCCAAGGGGTACGCTGGCAAGGAAGAAGTCGAGGTCATCCTAGACGAGGCCGAGCAGCTCATATTCCAGGTGTCACAGCGCAGGGAGTACCAGGGGTACGTGAGCATCAGGGACATCTTGGAAGAAACCTTTGAGCGCATAGAGTATCTCTACGCCCACAAGGGCGGGGTAACTGGGGTGCCTACCGGTTTTTTAGACTTTGACCGCCTAACCTCCGGGCTCCAGCCCTCCGACCTCATAGTCATTGCGGCGAGGCCCTCCATGGGCAAGACCATGTTCTGCCTGAATATGGCTAGAAACGCTGCAGTGCACCACAAGATTGCTGTGGCCCTCTTCAGCCTGGAAATGGCTAAGGAGCAGTTGGTTCAACGGCTTCTATGCCTGGAGGCTGGGGTAGATGGCCATCGCCTGCGCACGGGCTTCCTGGCTGATTCCGACTGGCCCAAGTTGTCCACCGCCTTGGGGCAGTTGAGCGAAGCCCCCATATTCATAGATGATACCCCTGCCCAATCGGTGATGGAGGTGCGGGCCAAGTCTCGCCGGCTCAAGGCGGAATGCAACCTCGGGCTGGTAGTCGTGGACTATCTCCAGCTCATGCATGTGCGGGGCAGATCGGAGAGCAGGCAGCAGGAGATCTCCGAGATATCAAGGTCACTTAAGTCAATGGCACGAGAGCTGAGAGTACCTGTGGTGGCGGCGTCCCAGCTCTCCAGGGCGGTTGAAGCCAGGAATGACAAGCGGCCCCTCCTTTCTGACCTCAGGGAGTCTGGGGCTATTGAACAGGATGCCGATGTGGTTGCCTTTATCTACCGGGACTCATACTACAACAGAGACAGCGACAAGGGAAACGTTGCGGAAATCATCGTGGCTAAACAAAGGAACGGTCCCACGGAGACGGTGGAGCTTGTGTTTCTCAAAGAGAGCGGCCGGTTCATGGACCTGGAAAGGCGTAGGCCCGACGGCGGCTGA
- the lonC gene encoding Lon family ATP-dependent protease, whose translation MEKLAEEQPEYLNKRISSNDMCRRQVSALFSMLSSIYGADKLVLKAGKLEALKGMRSDSLEEQILALQKIVYEDPTLDGPPSKGDVPRILNEIEEEIADLIARRTVEDTIEKKINERMQKRHDEYMREIRNQVVHEDAGPESAQTLKKLAILEKLNRTRLSKSAIEVLRPSSLSEVVGQDRAIRALLTKLASPYPQHVILYGPPGVGKTTVARLALQEAKRLPQSPFGKGTPFVEVDGATLRWDPREATNPLLGSVHDPIYQGARRELAEGGVPEPKTGLVTEAHGGVLFIDEIAELDPMLQNKLLKVLEDKKVTFDSSYYDPHDSRVPRYIRKLFEEGAPADFVLIGATTRDPSEVSPALRSRCAEVFFEPLSPLDIQRIVLDAAGKLAADLAPEIPEIISEYTMEGRKAIGILADGYSVALYQKTKSGEADKRTTKKGRNAPLPEVTVLKEHVFDVLQSGRFSPTTYPKAHAGGEVGKAFGLAVSGYMGSVLEIEAVAFPARQEGKGTLRFNETAGSMAKDSVFNAASVIRSLTGVDIASFDIHVNVVGGGRIDGPSAGVAVLVAVISAIKGIPVRQDVGLTGEISIQGKVKAVGGVLEKIYGARLAGLTKVLLPSQNLKDVPAGLKGIEIVPVETAKEVLEDTLAQKVI comes from the coding sequence ATGGAGAAGCTGGCGGAAGAACAGCCCGAGTACCTGAATAAGCGGATCAGCTCCAATGATATGTGCCGGAGGCAGGTATCTGCCCTGTTTTCCATGCTGTCAAGCATCTACGGGGCGGATAAGCTAGTCCTGAAGGCTGGCAAGTTGGAGGCCCTGAAGGGTATGAGGTCTGATTCTCTTGAGGAGCAGATCCTAGCCCTGCAAAAGATCGTGTATGAAGACCCAACCCTTGACGGGCCCCCAAGCAAGGGTGATGTTCCTCGTATCCTCAACGAGATCGAGGAGGAGATCGCGGATCTCATCGCCCGGAGGACTGTTGAGGACACAATAGAGAAAAAGATAAATGAGAGGATGCAGAAGAGACACGACGAGTACATGAGGGAGATCCGGAATCAGGTGGTACATGAGGATGCTGGGCCCGAAAGCGCCCAGACGCTGAAGAAGCTGGCCATACTCGAGAAGCTCAACCGGACCCGGCTTTCCAAGAGCGCCATCGAGGTCCTCAGGCCGTCCAGCCTCTCGGAAGTTGTGGGGCAGGACCGGGCAATACGCGCGCTTCTTACCAAGCTCGCCTCTCCCTACCCTCAGCACGTCATCCTCTACGGGCCTCCGGGTGTGGGCAAGACCACCGTGGCGCGGCTGGCCCTGCAGGAGGCGAAGCGTCTTCCCCAGAGCCCGTTTGGAAAGGGCACACCCTTTGTTGAGGTTGATGGAGCTACCCTCAGGTGGGACCCGAGGGAGGCCACCAACCCGCTCCTGGGTTCGGTTCATGACCCCATTTACCAGGGTGCCAGGCGAGAGCTGGCCGAGGGCGGGGTTCCGGAACCCAAGACCGGCCTAGTCACCGAAGCGCATGGCGGGGTACTCTTCATCGATGAGATAGCCGAGCTGGACCCGATGCTCCAGAATAAGCTGCTGAAGGTCCTGGAGGATAAGAAGGTCACCTTCGACTCCTCATACTACGATCCACATGATTCCAGGGTTCCCCGGTACATAAGAAAGCTCTTTGAGGAGGGTGCTCCCGCTGATTTCGTGCTCATCGGCGCCACTACCCGGGACCCCTCAGAGGTGAGCCCGGCACTCCGTTCTCGTTGCGCGGAGGTGTTCTTCGAGCCCCTCAGCCCCCTGGACATCCAGCGAATAGTGCTGGACGCGGCTGGCAAGCTCGCGGCGGACCTTGCCCCGGAGATACCAGAGATCATCTCCGAGTACACCATGGAGGGCAGGAAGGCCATAGGCATCCTGGCTGACGGCTACAGCGTGGCACTGTACCAGAAGACGAAATCCGGTGAGGCTGACAAGAGAACCACAAAGAAGGGCCGGAACGCTCCTCTCCCTGAGGTTACCGTTCTCAAAGAACACGTCTTTGACGTGCTGCAGTCAGGGCGCTTTTCTCCTACCACGTATCCCAAGGCTCACGCTGGCGGCGAGGTGGGAAAGGCCTTCGGACTGGCTGTATCGGGTTACATGGGGTCGGTGCTGGAGATCGAGGCAGTGGCGTTCCCGGCCAGGCAGGAAGGCAAGGGGACGCTGAGATTCAACGAGACTGCGGGCAGCATGGCCAAGGACTCGGTCTTTAACGCTGCTTCAGTCATCCGTAGCCTGACCGGGGTGGATATTGCCTCCTTCGATATCCACGTGAACGTGGTTGGAGGGGGACGAATTGACGGTCCGTCGGCAGGCGTTGCGGTGCTGGTCGCTGTGATATCTGCCATAAAGGGGATCCCGGTGAGGCAGGATGTAGGCCTTACGGGGGAAATCTCTATCCAGGGCAAGGTGAAGGCTGTAGGAGGAGTCCTTGAGAAGATCTACGGGGCAAGACTTGCCGGGCTCACCAAGGTGCTCCTGCCTTCACAGAACCTCAAAGATGTGCCAGCAGGTCTTAAGGGTATTGAGATAGTGCCGGTCGAGACCGCGAAGGAGGTCTTGGAGGACACGCTAGCCCAGAAGGTGATATAG
- the rplI gene encoding 50S ribosomal protein L9: MKVILLQDVPSLGKKGDSVVVSPGYARNYLLPKGLVVEATQAALKEWDARASRDQKKASRELAQARTLAERLSQGGIKVAAKAGAGGRLFGSVTSKDLSEAVSNQLGLQIDRRKIHLEENLKSLGAFTVTVRLHPEVTANLKVKIVGDEGDDAR, encoded by the coding sequence ATGAAGGTCATTCTGCTGCAAGATGTTCCCAGCCTAGGGAAGAAGGGCGATAGCGTGGTGGTCTCCCCGGGTTACGCTAGGAACTATCTTCTGCCCAAGGGGCTTGTCGTAGAAGCCACACAGGCAGCCCTGAAAGAGTGGGACGCCCGGGCTAGCCGGGACCAGAAGAAGGCGTCCAGGGAGCTGGCTCAAGCCAGGACGCTGGCAGAGAGACTCTCCCAGGGGGGGATCAAGGTGGCAGCCAAGGCCGGTGCGGGCGGGCGCTTGTTCGGCTCCGTTACCAGCAAGGACCTCTCAGAGGCCGTTTCAAATCAACTGGGCCTGCAAATTGACCGGAGGAAGATCCACCTGGAGGAGAACCTCAAATCCCTTGGTGCCTTTACTGTCACTGTGAGGCTGCACCCTGAGGTTACGGCTAACCTGAAAGTAAAGATCGTTGGGGATGAAGGAGACGACGCCCGTTGA
- a CDS encoding YybS family protein encodes MDQASNMTKPLVEGALLAGITVVLALAGFYIPVAGLVIAFLWPVPVALVALRHGLKVGTLTVTVAGILLTAFVGPLQALTMALTFGLVGIAFGHAVRRGWSPSYTLVVGTAAMLISFLAGFFLGLLFLGIGLAEFESQIREGIEASMEIYRGMGVAPDVLEQMEEFWAGALEAFRLILPAALVGAAALNAFINFQVLKAVLTRLGYSVQALPPFERWGLPKWTLGIFIVGLLAVMLENYHGIQAVRLAGLNAYTLMNLALTVQGVAFGFYLMGKYNVSKAFKAFVVVALFLFPITQNVAMLMGLYDLASDYRRREVSP; translated from the coding sequence GTGGACCAGGCCTCGAACATGACGAAACCCTTAGTGGAAGGGGCCTTGCTAGCGGGCATCACGGTAGTGCTGGCCCTGGCTGGTTTCTACATTCCAGTGGCGGGGCTGGTCATCGCGTTCCTGTGGCCCGTGCCTGTCGCCTTGGTGGCGTTACGCCACGGGTTGAAGGTTGGCACCCTCACAGTAACCGTTGCGGGGATCCTGCTCACCGCCTTTGTGGGACCGCTCCAGGCCCTGACTATGGCATTGACCTTCGGCCTGGTGGGCATCGCCTTCGGGCACGCAGTGCGAAGGGGCTGGAGCCCAAGCTACACACTGGTGGTGGGAACCGCCGCCATGCTCATCTCCTTCCTGGCCGGGTTCTTCCTGGGTCTACTGTTCCTGGGTATTGGCCTGGCGGAATTCGAGAGCCAGATCCGCGAAGGCATTGAGGCTTCCATGGAGATCTACAGAGGCATGGGGGTAGCCCCAGACGTGCTTGAGCAAATGGAAGAGTTCTGGGCCGGTGCCCTCGAGGCCTTTCGCCTCATACTGCCTGCGGCCCTCGTTGGGGCGGCCGCCCTTAATGCCTTCATCAACTTCCAGGTGCTCAAGGCTGTCTTGACCAGGCTGGGCTACAGCGTACAGGCGTTGCCGCCATTCGAGCGCTGGGGTCTGCCCAAGTGGACGCTGGGGATCTTCATTGTGGGACTCCTCGCTGTCATGCTAGAGAACTACCATGGAATACAGGCCGTGAGGCTTGCTGGCCTGAACGCCTATACACTGATGAATCTCGCTCTGACGGTGCAGGGCGTGGCCTTCGGATTCTACCTTATGGGCAAGTACAACGTGTCCAAGGCGTTCAAGGCATTTGTCGTAGTGGCTCTCTTCCTGTTTCCTATCACCCAAAACGTCGCCATGTTGATGGGCTTGTATGATCTCGCCAGTGATTACCGCCGCAGGGAGGTATCCCCATGA
- the rpsR gene encoding 30S ribosomal protein S18: MARRDRGRKPKRKVCNFCVDKIAQVDYKDAGRCRRYLSERGKILPRRITGNCAGHQRQLTLAIKRARNMALIPFSAE, from the coding sequence ATGGCTCGGCGTGATAGGGGGCGTAAACCGAAGCGCAAGGTATGCAACTTTTGCGTGGACAAGATCGCCCAAGTAGACTACAAGGATGCAGGAAGATGCCGCAGGTATCTTTCGGAAAGGGGCAAGATACTTCCCAGGCGTATTACCGGGAATTGCGCAGGGCACCAGCGGCAGCTGACCCTGGCCATAAAAAGGGCCCGGAACATGGCGCTGATCCCGTTTAGCGCAGAGTAA
- the ssb gene encoding single-stranded DNA-binding protein, which produces MLNKVILVGRLVRDPELRYTASGVPVAKFAIAVDRPFTNQQGERETDFIDIVVWRKQAETVANYLNKGRLVLVDGRLQVRSYETQEGQRRRVYEVVAENVRFLDPRGTHEGASDDGSPDEGSDGDVPF; this is translated from the coding sequence GTGCTCAATAAGGTAATCCTTGTTGGCCGACTAGTACGGGATCCCGAGCTGCGGTACACCGCCAGTGGTGTCCCCGTGGCCAAGTTCGCCATAGCAGTGGACCGGCCCTTCACCAACCAGCAGGGTGAGCGAGAAACCGACTTCATCGATATTGTGGTATGGCGCAAGCAAGCGGAAACAGTAGCCAACTACCTGAACAAAGGACGGCTGGTTCTGGTGGACGGTCGCCTCCAGGTCAGGTCATACGAGACCCAGGAAGGACAGCGACGCCGCGTATACGAGGTCGTGGCCGAGAACGTCCGGTTCCTCGATCCCCGGGGAACCCATGAAGGCGCCAGTGACGACGGCTCCCCAGATGAAGGCAGTGATGGAGACGTCCCGTTCTAG
- the rpsF gene encoding 30S ribosomal protein S6 codes for MRPYEMMVILKADLESEAVEAFIEKVSSMIQTRDGVVDEVIKWGRRRLAYEINDQKDGIYLIFNLHSNPDVPRQLDRQLKITDEVLRFMVIRTDE; via the coding sequence ATGAGGCCTTACGAGATGATGGTGATCCTCAAGGCCGATCTGGAGAGCGAGGCAGTAGAAGCCTTCATTGAGAAGGTTTCCTCGATGATCCAGACTCGGGACGGGGTAGTCGACGAGGTGATCAAGTGGGGCCGGCGACGGCTGGCCTATGAGATCAATGACCAGAAGGATGGCATCTACCTCATCTTCAACCTTCACTCAAACCCCGATGTCCCCAGGCAGCTGGATAGGCAGCTCAAGATCACTGATGAGGTGCTGCGATTCATGGTGATCAGGACCGACGAGTGA
- the ychF gene encoding redox-regulated ATPase YchF, with amino-acid sequence MGFACGLVGLPNVGKSTLFNALTNASAEVGIYPFTTVDSNVGVVHVPDARLDRVAQVAGSARAYATTLRFVDIAGLVKGASKGEGLGNRFLGHIREVDAIVHVVRCFLDDTVCHVEPVLDPLRDTETIMVEIALADLETLDRRAKKTLRTMKAGDPEAKREMVLLERLKETVERGITPRLLELSPGEASVLQQLFLLTAKPMVYVGNISEAEVSSPTLNPFYQALAERAIREGAEVIAISAKIEAEIQELPPEEAKAFLEDMGLNDSGANRLIRTCYQALDLITFFTANSKEARAWTVPRGTTAQRAAGKVHSDMEKGFVCAEVVPAEVLRGVPSYGQARDQGLIKLEGRDYAVQDGDLMLFRFTS; translated from the coding sequence GTGGGTTTCGCCTGTGGGTTGGTAGGTCTGCCCAACGTGGGGAAATCAACACTCTTCAACGCCCTCACAAACGCATCAGCCGAGGTGGGGATCTATCCCTTTACAACGGTGGACAGCAATGTGGGGGTGGTGCACGTACCTGATGCCCGGCTAGACCGAGTGGCTCAGGTGGCAGGGTCCGCCCGTGCATACGCCACCACCCTGCGGTTCGTAGACATTGCGGGACTCGTCAAGGGCGCCAGCAAGGGTGAAGGCCTGGGCAACCGGTTTCTGGGCCACATTCGAGAGGTGGACGCCATCGTCCACGTTGTCCGCTGCTTCTTAGATGATACGGTATGCCATGTTGAACCTGTCCTTGACCCGCTCCGAGACACGGAAACCATCATGGTGGAAATTGCCCTGGCAGACCTCGAGACCCTCGACCGCCGGGCTAAGAAGACCCTCAGGACGATGAAGGCGGGAGACCCGGAGGCCAAGAGGGAAATGGTGCTGCTGGAACGCCTCAAGGAGACCGTGGAGCGAGGGATTACCCCAAGGCTTCTGGAACTGTCACCCGGAGAAGCCTCTGTGTTGCAGCAGCTCTTCCTTCTCACGGCGAAACCCATGGTCTACGTAGGCAACATCTCAGAGGCAGAGGTCTCCAGCCCCACACTGAACCCCTTTTACCAGGCCCTCGCCGAGCGCGCCATTAGGGAGGGGGCAGAAGTGATAGCCATATCCGCCAAGATCGAGGCGGAGATCCAGGAACTCCCCCCGGAGGAAGCCAAGGCCTTTCTTGAGGACATGGGACTTAACGACTCTGGGGCAAACCGTCTCATCCGTACATGCTACCAGGCACTAGATCTCATCACCTTCTTCACCGCCAATTCCAAGGAGGCAAGAGCCTGGACCGTGCCCAGGGGGACTACCGCTCAGAGAGCCGCCGGGAAGGTCCACAGCGACATGGAGAAGGGCTTTGTGTGCGCCGAGGTTGTGCCGGCGGAAGTCCTGCGTGGAGTGCCCTCGTATGGCCAAGCCAGAGACCAAGGCCTAATCAAGCTTGAGGGACGGGACTACGCCGTGCAGGACGGTGACCTGATGCTCTTCCGGTTCACCTCATGA
- a CDS encoding DUF951 domain-containing protein yields the protein MSAKPVPLKVGDIIRLKKPHPCGGHHWEITRTGMDLGIHCLGCGRRVMVPRANLERRIKEVLSPEDLPEEVRRRLLRRPAKES from the coding sequence GTGAGTGCCAAGCCCGTCCCTCTCAAGGTGGGAGACATAATTCGCCTGAAAAAGCCCCACCCCTGCGGTGGACACCACTGGGAGATCACCAGGACTGGAATGGACCTGGGCATTCACTGTCTTGGCTGCGGGCGCAGGGTGATGGTTCCCAGGGCGAACCTGGAACGGCGGATCAAAGAGGTACTCTCTCCTGAGGACCTTCCCGAGGAGGTTAGGCGGCGCTTGCTCCGCAGGCCAGCAAAGGAGAGTTGA
- a CDS encoding mechanosensitive ion channel family protein, translating to MEFVTSAWDRFLTEGDVVLWVTSGARVLVIILVAHIATRLVSALIDKTFAVKDRQYGIVDDKRAKTLASLLRSVARYAIDFIAVVTILEVFRIDTKSVLAGAGLIGLAVGFGAQNLVKDIITGFFIVFENQFTVGEFVEAGGVTGVVEEMGLRVTKFRDFTGALHAVPNGTITTSTNWSRGNIRALITVDVAYEENLDRVMTVLERVCEEISREVGTIKEGPKVLGVSDLGASGVSILVLARTEPLEQWGAEREMRLRIKKAFDAEGIEMPYPRRVLVPSDITKVGPLPKVEGER from the coding sequence GTGGAGTTCGTTACGTCAGCGTGGGACAGGTTCCTTACCGAAGGAGATGTTGTGTTGTGGGTGACCTCGGGTGCCAGGGTGCTGGTAATCATCCTGGTGGCGCACATAGCCACGAGGCTGGTATCGGCACTGATAGATAAGACCTTCGCAGTGAAGGACAGGCAGTACGGCATTGTAGATGACAAGAGGGCGAAGACCCTGGCCAGTCTCCTCCGTAGCGTTGCCCGCTATGCCATCGACTTCATTGCCGTTGTTACCATTCTGGAGGTATTCAGAATTGATACCAAGTCAGTTCTGGCCGGGGCGGGCCTTATCGGCTTGGCCGTAGGTTTCGGTGCGCAGAATCTTGTCAAGGACATCATCACGGGCTTTTTCATCGTATTTGAGAACCAGTTTACGGTGGGAGAGTTCGTGGAGGCAGGAGGCGTTACTGGCGTTGTTGAGGAAATGGGATTGAGGGTTACCAAGTTCCGGGACTTCACCGGAGCCCTGCACGCCGTGCCTAACGGCACCATCACTACCTCGACCAACTGGAGCAGGGGCAACATCCGCGCACTAATAACCGTGGACGTTGCATATGAGGAGAACCTGGACCGCGTCATGACTGTGCTAGAGCGTGTCTGCGAGGAGATATCGCGTGAGGTCGGCACCATAAAGGAGGGGCCCAAGGTCCTTGGCGTAAGCGACCTTGGGGCATCAGGGGTCAGCATCCTGGTATTGGCAAGGACAGAGCCATTGGAGCAGTGGGGGGCCGAGAGGGAAATGCGCCTCAGGATCAAGAAGGCCTTCGACGCAGAGGGGATTGAGATGCCCTACCCCCGAAGGGTCCTTGTTCCCTCCGACATCACCAAGGTCGGCCCGTTGCCCAAGGTGGAGGGTGAACGGTGA
- a CDS encoding CvpA family protein yields the protein MNWIDTAILGCLAFGAGIGWFRGFIKMALGIIGLFAALLAAVFGSGPLTAWAERSLGLTDVTSSAISSHLDIPASAGEIRALPPSPEGFGEVLSGLGLPSILSGTFHKFLDALWILQGPGEHPSLGAFILEGMSHMVLVSLAFFLIFVAVRLAIWFLASGLTTTVNASFLGSVNRSLGVLLGLAQYTLLISILAGFATALGAIMPSSGLWGAMAASRLVPFFLPVFSSLVSFASSFWG from the coding sequence TTGAACTGGATAGACACCGCGATCCTGGGTTGCCTGGCCTTCGGGGCTGGCATCGGATGGTTCCGGGGGTTCATCAAGATGGCCTTGGGAATCATCGGTCTCTTTGCGGCACTTCTAGCGGCCGTTTTCGGATCCGGCCCGCTCACCGCTTGGGCTGAACGCTCGCTGGGGCTCACCGACGTGACCAGCTCCGCCATTTCCAGTCACCTGGACATCCCCGCCAGCGCAGGAGAGATCAGGGCCCTCCCGCCATCCCCAGAGGGCTTTGGCGAGGTTCTCTCCGGCCTAGGGCTACCCTCCATTCTCTCAGGAACCTTCCACAAGTTTCTTGATGCCCTGTGGATCCTGCAAGGTCCGGGGGAGCACCCATCGCTGGGGGCCTTCATCCTGGAGGGGATGTCTCATATGGTCCTGGTATCCTTGGCGTTCTTCCTAATCTTCGTGGCAGTGCGCTTGGCCATATGGTTTCTCGCCAGCGGTCTCACAACCACCGTGAACGCGAGTTTCCTGGGCTCTGTAAACCGAAGCCTGGGGGTACTCCTAGGATTGGCTCAGTATACCCTGCTCATATCGATCCTGGCCGGCTTTGCCACAGCGCTAGGTGCCATAATGCCCTCGAGTGGTCTATGGGGAGCCATGGCAGCCTCTCGCCTGGTTCCCTTCTTCCTGCCGGTGTTCTCGTCGCTAGTGTCCTTTGCCAGCAGTTTCTGGGGTTGA